One part of the Schistocerca piceifrons isolate TAMUIC-IGC-003096 chromosome 2, iqSchPice1.1, whole genome shotgun sequence genome encodes these proteins:
- the LOC124776111 gene encoding uncharacterized protein LOC124776111: MLFEYKSSSTDCEELYMKKAPVYGSVFPELVKYGSPILLKMLRRRFERVLNEEDTVSEWKICYKRPVHKEGSRNDPNYYRGLAVIPFVGGLYSKLLKDPVENETSYKQQEEQAGFQAGRSVMDNIFTMKLICWTETHVALNDLEKLYDNVPMNKLREKLRETDKGC; the protein is encoded by the coding sequence ATGCTGTTTGAATATAAAAGCTCTTCAACAGACTGCGAGGAGCTATACATGAAAAAGGCACCAGTGTATGGATCAGTATTTCCAGAGCTGGTGAAGTATGGTTCACCAATATTGTTGAAGATGCTAAGGAGGCGGTTTGAAAGAGTATTAAATGAAGAAGATACTGTATCGGAATGGAAAATATGTTATAAAAGACCAGTGCATAAGGAAGGGTCACGTAATGATCCAAATTATTATAGGGGATTGGCAGTGATCCCCTTCGTTGGAGGACTGTACTCGAAACTATTGAAAGACCCTGTAGAGAACGAAACAAGTTATAAGCAGCAAGAAGAGCAAGCAGGATTCCAAGCTGGAAGATCGGTAATGGACAACATCTTCACAATGAAACTAATATGTTGGACTGAGACTCATGTTGCATTGAATGACCTAGAGAAACTATACGATAATGTACCCATGAACAAACTGCGGGAAAAGTTGAGAGAGACAGATAAAGGTTGCTAA